A window from Leishmania donovani BPK282A1 complete genome, chromosome 27 encodes these proteins:
- a CDS encoding protein kinase, putative, translated as MSSSPSDTHSSAFPDATSVAAAFSRDDFFECPRCHRHCKSRTWFLKHLEACSKSASSSSTHGNTVSGEGSGGSPRTAAFATKVKNHHRHPSRSSATEDVTPPLLESATSTTSSSSATSYSHVHSHKPSGLTHPTGSSGREVAPSHLIEAGLSADTGLSRSSAVGFGGYRDGRRESNNTTPTATSQASPHWPIDDLPIASSASGVGTGAGGSIVANGMSRPTSPSQGSSLYAGSPRGLRAGESCGESGSAHASTAFGRTSAPAAAAASSSFSTAQRDEAEQHRQPARQDSFRLQSDFTWTQYTPSASEEDGDDEALGEHDGSILDHSSRQLLRSLGRVQRGNNPAPREAGTSLCSIGADRLMAPGDADKTPDRWAYEQQLSGKSSHHRSTPPSAAGDVGRHTATGMLQGASFPLEGEQQMQRRFSASISEFSPTECNVIGAADGSQSVGSGSNSDRFHRSARDSASPVSPICMSSASPMFVQATGSPSLLHINVSPTSTTAAGSSMSRLNGMNASSSGGGGRTPRHGDRSGAVTPRAISFQRGRAVGSGGFGIVYQAILSDGSLAAVKELKLENANLKAIDREVRAMSSIPPHPNCVRYLGSRYSAHHYYIIMEYISGGSINSLRKSVGRFRESVFQRYAYMVLLGLSHLHANGILHRDIKGANVLLDESGCAKIVDFGCSGNLNQATTTLSGGGTPLWMAPEVCRGEPATEKSDVWAFGCLCLEMTNDTGMPWNFPPGMTLQGVVYALACAKSPPAIPTDLSLEAQDFLRRCLRIDPGERATVAELLQHPFFDVDLMEDSEEDELLSSYGASARQSAVKRAVRQVNLSSALDAAAHQQERQQYRGEGDEVGGGAKDMQVSSPVQVFAGMSLPSQGMHSSGHRPISDPDAGALLRSPNSHSKSASGPQLDHYTRSVNIGFSLQAVDEDDDDDGGGAEKAEDNVGPSHNLLGGSPPAIPGTAASTDRCRTTSFKSAGVEEDENEYTQMITEIITQAREAYTDEERRLTERRRRLNMMHRSSDEDTSLTATMSSGSDTSNNGGSAGSDGSAGCSFAEEGERSEHVDIESDLSTLSGSDGDVGARSRSVGGPRRHSLGTTWRDQSARASAATENSEELLQNTDREVPHHEPACAARVKDPTAPSASALSACRSRFPGSDARASTTLAATSPTSAHVGSWDTSISLYATSPSSSTRGLEAGPQFQRSPHGVVLPLPLASSYPRQQQQQQQQQQQQRPCPVSPPTRQREVMRRELPRDKSRSRGGASFGKSPYDGVVAKAAGGVARAPREPGGPVGVATTIRQPAGSSPLSPHTSASAETPPPLSSSPATQSSTICGAVLSERSSSSRTPPLTVGGPHRQTPPQPLATTTATSSAHSDIVACPIEWYTGGSGRLDVSSATWRTGASGHLPKELSMAQKEMQEMLDWGTSSDRHHALSSSSPDIGRRSSKALPTATNSAVRGGEGHHNHHRLHHLSHNHGDDLDSECTAEAESLSHHESRGLSATETVAAAQQPAKRKLWGLGIFRNLRSK; from the coding sequence ATGAGCTCTTCACCATCTGACACTCACTCGTCTGCCTTCCCTGATGCCACtagcgttgctgctgccttcTCACGTGACGACTTCTTCGAGTGCCCTCGGTGCCACCGACATTGCAAGAGTCGGACGTGGTTCCTGAAGCACTTGGAGGCGTGCTCCAAgagcgccagctcctccagcacgcaCGGCAATACGGTATCAggcgagggcagcggtggatCCCCCAGGACGGCAGCGTTCGCCACAAAGGTCAAGaaccaccaccgtcacccTTCGCGTAGCTCCGCCACAGAGGACgtcacgccgccgctgctcgagtCGGCGACATCGACaacctcgtcgtcgtccgctACGTCGTACTCGCACGTGCACAGTCACAAGCCGTCAGGGCTGACCCACCCGACGGGCAGTAGTGGTCGCGAGGTGGCCCCTTCCCACTTGATAGAGGCAGGGCTCAGCGCCGACACTGGgctctcgcgcagctctgccgtTGGCTTTGGCGGGTACCGCGACGGGCGGAGAGAATCAAATAacacgacgccgacggcaaCCTCGCAGGCGTCGCCTCACTGGCCCATTGATGATCTGCCCATAGCTAGTTCAGCCTCCGGCGTCGGCACAGGTGCCGGCGGTAGCATCGTAGCCAACGGGATGTCTAGACCAACGAGTCCCTCGCAGGGAAGCTCATTGTATGCTGGAAGTCCGCGTGGGCTTCGTGCGGGTGAGAGCTGCGGCGAGAGCGGCTCTGCTCACGCATCAACGGCGTTTGGACGCACCTCTGCcccggcggctgcggcggcctcaTCGTCTTTCTCCACGGCACAACGTGATGAGGCAGAACAGCATCGGCAGCCGGCACGTCAGGACAGCTTTCGGCTACAGTCAGACTTCACCTGGACGCAGTACACCCCCAGTGCTTCGGAAGaggatggcgacgacgaggcgctgGGCGAACACGACGGCTCTATCCTCGACCACTCCAGCCGGCAGTTGTTGCGGAGCCTTGGCCGCGTGCAAAGGGGCAACAACCCGGCACCGCGCGAGGCTGGTACCTCGCTCTGCAGCATTGGTGCAGACCGATTGATGGCTCCCGGTGACGCGGACAAGACCCCAGATAGATGGGCGtatgagcagcagctcagcggGAAAAGCAGCCACCACAGAAGCACTCCCCCAAGCGCGGCTGGAGACGTCGGTCGCCACACGGCGACAGGGATGCTGCAAGGCGCCAGCTTCCCTCTGGAAGGCGAGCAGCAAATGCAGCGGCGTTTCTCGGCATCCATCAGCGAGTTCTCCCCCACAGAGTGCAACGTAATCGGCGCGGCAGATGGGTCTCAGAGTGTTGGAAGCGGCTCCAACAGCGACCGCTTTCACCGCTCAGCGCGCGACAGCGCGTCCCCTGTGAGCCCCATCTGCATGTCCTCAGCCTCGCCAATGTTCGTGCAGGCGACAGGGAGTCCCAGCTTGCTACATATCAACGTGTCGCCTacgagcaccaccgccgctggcagcaGCATGAGCCGACTCAATGGAATGAACGCCAGCTcgagtggtggcggcggtcgTACCCCGCGCCACGGCgatcgcagcggcgccgtcaccccTCGCGCCATCTCCTTCCAGCGCGGGCGCGCCGTCGGCTCCGGCGGCTTCGGCATTGTCTACCAGGCGATCCTCTCCGATGGCTCCCTCGCGGCTGTGAAGGAGCTGAAGCTCGAGAACGCTAACTTGAAAGCGATCGACCGCGAGGTGCGCGCCATGAGCAGCATCCCCCCACATCCGAATTGCGTCCGCTACCTCGGGTCGCGCTACAGTGCGCATCACTACTACATCATAATGGAGTACATTAGCGGTGGCAGCATCAACTCCTTGCGCAAGTCGGTGGGGCGGTTCCGCGAGTCGGTCTTCCAGCGCTATGCGTACATGGTGCTTCTCGGCCTTTCTCACCTCCACGCAAACGGCATCTTGCACCGCGACATCAAAGGCGCGAACGTGCTGCTCGACGAGAGCGGATGTGCGAAGATTGTCGACTTCGGCTGTAGTGGCAACCTGAACCAAGCCACGACAACGctgagcggcggtggcactcCACTGTGGATGGCTCCGGAGGTGTGCCGGGGCGAGCCAGCCACGGAGAAGTCCGATGTCTGGGCCTTTGGCTGCCTGTGCCTAGAGATGACAAACGACACCGGGATGCCGTGGAACTTCCCCCCCGGCATGACCCTGCAGGGTGTTGTGTACGCGTTGGCCTGCGCCAAGTCGCCACCCGCCATCCCGACCGATCTTTCTCTCGAGGCGCAGGATTtcctgcggcgctgcctgcgGATCGATCCAGGCGAGCGAGCCACTGTGGCGGAGCTCTTGCAGCACCCCTTTTTTGACGTGGACCTGATGGAAGATTCAGAAGAGGACGAGCTGCTGTCGTCCTACGGGGCGAGCGCGCGGCAGTCGGCCGTGAAGCGAGCTGTCCGGCAAGTGAACCTTAGCAGTGCGCttgacgccgcggcgcaccagcaggagcggcagcagtaccgtggcgagggcgatgaggtaggcggcggtgccaagGACATGCAAGTGAGCTCTCCGGTGCAGGTCTTTGCGGGTATGTCTCTACCGTCACAAGGAATGCACAGCAGCGGTCACAGGCCCATTTCGGACCCCGATGCAGGTGCCCTTTTACGGTCGCCGAATTCGCATTCGAAGAGCGCCTCGGGCCCCCAGCTTGATCACTACACCCGCAGCGTGAATATCGGTTTCAGCTTGCAGGCCGTGGATgaggatgacgacgacgatggcggcggtgctgaaaAGGCTGAGGACAACGTAGGCCCAAGCCATAACCTTCTTGGAGGATCCCCACCGGCCATTCCAGGGACGGCTGCGTCGACCGATCGCTGTCGCACGACATCGTTCAAGTCCGccggtgtggaggaggacgagaaCGAGTACACGCAGATGATCACGGAAATTATCACTCAGGCACGCGAGGCGTACACcgacgaggagcgccgcctgacggagcggcggcggaggctaAACATGATGCACcggagcagcgacgaggacacTTCCCTCACAGCCACcatgagcagcggcagcgacaccagcaacaacggcggcagcgccggcagcgacggcagcgccggctgcagctttgctgaggagggggagaggagcgaGCACGTTGATATCGAGAGTGACTTGAGTActctcagcggcagcgatgggGATGTCGGGGCCCGCAGCCGTTCTGTTGGTGGTCCTCGTCGCCACTCGCTCGGGACTACGTGGCGCGATCAGTCTGCACGCGCCTCAGCCGCCACTGAGAACtcagaggagctgctgcagaacaCAGACAGGGAAGTGCCGCATCACGAGCCGGCATGCGCAGCTCGAGTAAAGGATCCCACCGCGCCCTCTGCGTCTGCGTTGTCGGCTTGTCGTAGCCGATTCCCCGGGTCCGACGCACGCGCAAGCACGACCCTTGCGGCGACATCACCGACCAGCGCACACGTCGGATCGTGGGACACATCCATCTCACTCTACGCAACCAGTCCTTCTTCAAGTACGCGAGGCTTGGAAGCCGGCCCACAGTTTCAGCGGTCGCCCCACGGTGTAgtgcttcctcttcctcttgccTCCTCGTACCCgcgacaacagcagcagcagcagcagcaacagcaacagcagcgcccctGCCCGGtctcgccgccgacgcgccAGAGAGAGGTCATGAGGAGGGAGCTCCCACGCGATAAGAGTCGCTCTCGAGGCGGCGCGTCCTTCGGCAAATCGCCTTACGACGGCGTTGTCGCGAAGGCGGCTGGCGGtgtcgcacgcgcgccgcgcgagccTGGAGGCCCCGTCGGGGTGGCCACTACGATTCGGCAGCCGGCTggctcctctcccctctcgccGCACACCTCCGCGAGTGCGGAGACCCCGCCTCCCCTTTCCAGCTCTCCCGCTACTCAGAGCAGCACCATCTGTGGCGCTGTTCTCAgtgagcgcagcagcagctcgcgtACCCCGCCGCTTACGGTTGGGGGACCGCACCGCCAGACTCCACCACAGCCGCTGGCCACGACGACCGCGACTTCATCTGCACACTCCGACATCGTTGCCTGCCCGATCGAGTGGTACACGGGTGGCTCGGGTAGACTTgacgtcagcagcgccacctggCGTACAGGTGCGTCCGGCCATCTGCCCAAGGAGCTCTCCATGGCACAGAAGGAGATGCAGGAGATGCTGGACTGGGGGACCAGCAGCGATCGACATCACGccttgtcctcctcgtcgccggaCATAGGCCGGCGTAGCTCCAAAGCGTTGCCGACGGCCACCAATAGCGCCGTTCGCGGAGGTGAAGGCCATCACAATCATCATCGTCTTCACCATTTGAGTCACAACCATGGCGACGATCTCGACTCCGAATGCACCGCCGAAGCGGAGTCGCTTTCACACCATGAGTCGAGGGGGCTGTCGGCGACGGAGACggtggccgctgcgcagcagccggcaaAGCGCAAGTTATGGGGTCTCGGCATTTTTCGTAATCTGAGGAGCAAGTAG
- a CDS encoding 60S acidic ribosomal subunit protein, putative: MPSITTAKREYEERLVDCLTKYSCVLFVGMDNVRSQQVHDVRRALRGKAEFIMGKKTLQAKIVEKRAQAKDASPEAKRFNDQCEEYNLLSGNTGLIFTNNAVQEITSVLDAHR, translated from the coding sequence ATGCCGTCTATCACCACTGCCAAGCGCGAGTACGAGGAGCGCCTCGTCGACTGCCTGACCAAGTACAGCTGCGTGCTGTTCGTGGGCATGGACAACGTCCGCTcgcagcaggtgcacgatgtgcgccgtgcgctgcgcggcaAGGCCGAGTTCATTATGGGCAAGAAGACGCTGCAGGCGAAGATCGTGGAGAAGCGCGCGCAAGCCAAGGACGCGAGCCCCGAGGCGAAGCGCTTCAACGATCAGTGTGAGGAGTACAACCTGCTGAGCGGCAACACCGGCCTCATCTTCACTAACAACGCTGTCCAGGAGATCACCTCTGTGCTTGACGCGCACCGC